A stretch of Apis cerana isolate GH-2021 linkage group LG1, AcerK_1.0, whole genome shotgun sequence DNA encodes these proteins:
- the LOC108004271 gene encoding 46 kDa FK506-binding nuclear protein isoform X3 encodes MFWGLILEPNKRYTQTVEKSFHVSMASLNLSTADDNVVQVMLYYENSSYLLCNLKKSSTWQVPLDLNFQEGTTIAFICHGHGQVHLTGYLIPDEDLDLDEIEEEEEDEQVPQLLDKQSKRKATDSLKNEKNVKRLKQEIEAESSDEDIELDGINEENDSDDSEEDEDSLLNEEETEEDEEDEEKNEQDEEEKKVKIQQKDKKNKQQQKKREDKIIINGKEIKQEKNKGEQQQSEMNVQTDQKKRVVEGGVQIEELKIGNGSFAKNGKFVSVYYVGRLKNGKKFDATTHGDGFKFRLGKGEVIKGWDIGIAGMKVGGKRRITIPPAMAYGTKGSPPVIPGNSTLMFEVELRNVH; translated from the exons ATGTTTTGGG gTTTAATATTAGAACCAAATAAGCGGTATACACAGACCGTTGAAAAATCATTCCATGTATCAATGGCCAGTTTAAATCTTTCAACAGCCG atGACAATGTGGTACAagtaatgttatattatgaaaatagtagttatttattatgcaatttaaaaaagagcTCAACATGGCAGGTACcacttgatttaaattttcaagaaggAACTACGATAGCATTCATATGTCATGGCCATGGTCAAGTTCATTTAACTGGTTATTTAATACCTGATGAGGATTTGGATTTAGATgagatagaagaagaagaagaagatgagcAGGTACCACAATTACTTGACAAACAATCTAAGAGAAAAGCTacagattctttaaaaaatgagaaaaatgttaaacGTCTTAAACAAGAAATTGAAGCTGAATCTTCTGATGAAGATATAGAATTAGAtggaataaatgaagaaaatgacTCTGATGATTCTGAAGAAGATGaagattcattattaaatgaagaagaaactgaagaagatgaagaagatgaagaaaaaaatgaacaagatgaagaagaaaaaaaagtgaaaattcaacaaaaagacaaaaaaaataaacaacaacaaaaaaaaagagaagataaaataataataaatggaaaagaaataaaacaagaaaaaaataaaggagaaCAACAACAAAGTGAAATGAATGTTCAAactgatcaaaaaaaaagagtagtAGAAGGTGGAGTGCaaatagaagaattaaaaataggtAATGGCTCTTTTGCTAAGAATGGAAAATTTGTGTCTGTATATTATGTGGGTCgtttgaaaaatggaaaaaagtttGATGCAACAACACATGGAGATGGTTTCAAATTTAGACTTGGAAAAGGTGAAGTAATTAAAGGATGGGATATTGGTATTGCAGGAATGAAAGTTGGAGGAAAACGTCGTATTACAATACCTCCAGCTATGGC atATGGTACAAAAGGTTCACCACCTGTTATTCCTGGTAATAGTACATTAATGTTTGAAGTGGAACTTAGGAATGTACATTAA
- the LOC108004271 gene encoding 46 kDa FK506-binding nuclear protein isoform X2 has protein sequence MWFRKTTAVLQTKNFIKNSLILEPNKRYTQTVEKSFHVSMASLNLSTADDNVVQVMLYYENSSYLLCNLKKSSTWQVPLDLNFQEGTTIAFICHGHGQVHLTGYLIPDEDLDLDEIEEEEEDEQVPQLLDKQSKRKATDSLKNEKNVKRLKQEIEAESSDEDIELDGINEENDSDDSEEDEDSLLNEEETEEDEEDEEKNEQDEEEKKVKIQQKDKKNKQQQKKREDKIIINGKEIKQEKNKGEQQQSEMNVQTDQKKRVVEGGVQIEELKIGNGSFAKNGKFVSVYYVGRLKNGKKFDATTHGDGFKFRLGKGEVIKGWDIGIAGMKVGGKRRITIPPAMAYGTKGSPPVIPGNSTLMFEVELRNVH, from the exons ATGTGGTTTCGAAAAACTACTGCTGTATtgcaaacaaaaaattttattaaaaata gTTTAATATTAGAACCAAATAAGCGGTATACACAGACCGTTGAAAAATCATTCCATGTATCAATGGCCAGTTTAAATCTTTCAACAGCCG atGACAATGTGGTACAagtaatgttatattatgaaaatagtagttatttattatgcaatttaaaaaagagcTCAACATGGCAGGTACcacttgatttaaattttcaagaaggAACTACGATAGCATTCATATGTCATGGCCATGGTCAAGTTCATTTAACTGGTTATTTAATACCTGATGAGGATTTGGATTTAGATgagatagaagaagaagaagaagatgagcAGGTACCACAATTACTTGACAAACAATCTAAGAGAAAAGCTacagattctttaaaaaatgagaaaaatgttaaacGTCTTAAACAAGAAATTGAAGCTGAATCTTCTGATGAAGATATAGAATTAGAtggaataaatgaagaaaatgacTCTGATGATTCTGAAGAAGATGaagattcattattaaatgaagaagaaactgaagaagatgaagaagatgaagaaaaaaatgaacaagatgaagaagaaaaaaaagtgaaaattcaacaaaaagacaaaaaaaataaacaacaacaaaaaaaaagagaagataaaataataataaatggaaaagaaataaaacaagaaaaaaataaaggagaaCAACAACAAAGTGAAATGAATGTTCAAactgatcaaaaaaaaagagtagtAGAAGGTGGAGTGCaaatagaagaattaaaaataggtAATGGCTCTTTTGCTAAGAATGGAAAATTTGTGTCTGTATATTATGTGGGTCgtttgaaaaatggaaaaaagtttGATGCAACAACACATGGAGATGGTTTCAAATTTAGACTTGGAAAAGGTGAAGTAATTAAAGGATGGGATATTGGTATTGCAGGAATGAAAGTTGGAGGAAAACGTCGTATTACAATACCTCCAGCTATGGC atATGGTACAAAAGGTTCACCACCTGTTATTCCTGGTAATAGTACATTAATGTTTGAAGTGGAACTTAGGAATGTACATTAA
- the LOC108004271 gene encoding 46 kDa FK506-binding nuclear protein isoform X1 yields the protein MFWGLILEPNKRYTQTVEKSFHVSMASLNLSTADDNVVQVMLYYENSSYLLCNLKKSSTWQVPLDLNFQEGTTIAFICHGHGQVHLTGYLIPDEDLDLDEIEEEEEDEQVPQLLDKQSKRKATDSLKNEKNVKRLKQEIEAESSDEDIELDGINEENDSDDSEEDEDSLLNEEETEEDEEDEEKNEQDEEEKKVKIQQKDKKNKQQQKKREDKIIINGKEIKQEKNKGEQQQSEMNVQTDQKKRVVEGGVQIEELKIGNGSFAKNGKFVSVYYVGRLKNGKKFDATTHGDGFKFRLGKGEVIKGWDIGIAGMKVGGKRRITIPPAMAYVLFITIYKLNIFFVLDILLFLTKNIFVIDMVQKVHHLLFLVIVH from the exons ATGTTTTGGG gTTTAATATTAGAACCAAATAAGCGGTATACACAGACCGTTGAAAAATCATTCCATGTATCAATGGCCAGTTTAAATCTTTCAACAGCCG atGACAATGTGGTACAagtaatgttatattatgaaaatagtagttatttattatgcaatttaaaaaagagcTCAACATGGCAGGTACcacttgatttaaattttcaagaaggAACTACGATAGCATTCATATGTCATGGCCATGGTCAAGTTCATTTAACTGGTTATTTAATACCTGATGAGGATTTGGATTTAGATgagatagaagaagaagaagaagatgagcAGGTACCACAATTACTTGACAAACAATCTAAGAGAAAAGCTacagattctttaaaaaatgagaaaaatgttaaacGTCTTAAACAAGAAATTGAAGCTGAATCTTCTGATGAAGATATAGAATTAGAtggaataaatgaagaaaatgacTCTGATGATTCTGAAGAAGATGaagattcattattaaatgaagaagaaactgaagaagatgaagaagatgaagaaaaaaatgaacaagatgaagaagaaaaaaaagtgaaaattcaacaaaaagacaaaaaaaataaacaacaacaaaaaaaaagagaagataaaataataataaatggaaaagaaataaaacaagaaaaaaataaaggagaaCAACAACAAAGTGAAATGAATGTTCAAactgatcaaaaaaaaagagtagtAGAAGGTGGAGTGCaaatagaagaattaaaaataggtAATGGCTCTTTTGCTAAGAATGGAAAATTTGTGTCTGTATATTATGTGGGTCgtttgaaaaatggaaaaaagtttGATGCAACAACACATGGAGATGGTTTCAAATTTAGACTTGGAAAAGGTGAAGTAATTAAAGGATGGGATATTGGTATTGCAGGAATGAAAGTTGGAGGAAAACGTCGTATTACAATACCTCCAGCTATGGCGTATgtgttatttattactatttataaactaaatattttttttgttttagatatattattatttcttacaaaaaatatatttgttatagatATGGTACAAAAGGTTCACCACCTGTTATTCCTGGTAATAGTACATTAA
- the LOC108004270 gene encoding microfibrillar-associated protein 1, which produces MMMDYFVTNNSLAPAPMGIQSTAGAVPVKNDKGELSMKKVKVHRYVSGKRPDYAPVASSEEESEEEDFLERRVHKNYEENEISTDTPTHSQIKICDEDDPRIRRLTRLEKQKESNTEIRAERHRHIHEPELIEVEPERTRERIKLESSDSSEDEELSDSEIEKRREALKQRVLSKKENEEELIHGEEDERSGDTSEESSEYEEYTDSEEETGPRLKPVFVRKKDRITVMEKEKEAMKQKQAEIEAKKMAEERKRQTLRMVEEAIRKEAQVNKNINDNEGKLEDVCTDDENDEIEYEAWKLRELKRIKRDREEREQLEKERLEVERIRNMTEEERRQEARLNPKIITNKAAKGKYKFLQKYYHRGAFYLDKDDNIFKRDFSGATLEDHFDKTILPKVMQVKNFGRSGRTKYTHLVDQDTTQFDSPWISETAQNLKFHNNQAAGMKQVFERPSLKKRKNEN; this is translated from the exons ATGATGATGGATTATTTCgttacaaataattctttagCTCCTGCACCTATGGGAATTCAAAGTACAGCAGGTGCTGTACctgtaaaaaatgataaag GTGAACTCTctatgaaaaaagtaaaagtacaTCGTTATGTTTCTGGTAAACGACCTGATTATGCACCAGTTGCTAGTTCGGAAGAAGAATCTgaagaagaagattttttggaaagacgtgtacataaaaattatgaagaaaatgaaatttctacaGATACTCCTACACattcacaaattaaaatatgtgatGAAGATGATCCACGTATAAGGAGATTAACACgtttagaaaaacaaaaagaatcaaataCAGAAATTCGTGCAGAAAGGCATAGACATATACATGAACCAGAATTAATTGAAGTTGAACCTGAAAGAACtcgagaaagaattaaattagaaagttcAGATTCTTCAGAAGATGAAGAATTATCAGActctgaaattgaaaaaagacgAGAAGCATTAAAACAAAgagttttatctaaaaaagaaaatgaagaagaattaattcatGGAGAAGAAGATGAAAGATCAGGTGATACTTCAGAAGAAAGCTCAGAATATGAAGAATATACTGATTCAGAAGAAGAAACTGGACCAAGATTAAAACCAGTTTTTGTACgtaaaaaagatagaattacagtaatggaaaaagagaaagaagcaaTGAAACAAAAACAAGCAGAAATTGAAGCTAAAAAAATGGCTGAAGAACGAAAACGACAAACATTACGA ATGGTAGAAGAAGCAATAAGAAAAGAAGcacaagttaataaaaatataaatgataatgaagGGAAACTTGAAGATGTTTGTACAGATgatgaaaatgatgaaattgaatatgaaGCTTGGAAATTacgagaattaaaaagaattaaacgtGATCGTGAAGAAAGAGAACA gCTTGAAAAAGAACGACTTGAAGTTGAACGTATACGTAATATGACGGAAGAAGAACGAAGACAAGAAGCGCGATTGAATccgaaaattattacaaataaagcaGCTAAAGGAAAGTACaaatttttacagaaatattatcatcgtggagctttttatttagataaagatgataatatatttaaacgagATTTTTCTGGTGCAACTTTAGAGGATCATtttgataaaacaattttaccaAAAGTTATGCAAGTGAAAAACTTTGGACGTAGTGGTAGAACTAAATATACTCATTTAGTTGATCAAGATACAACTCAATTTGATTCTCCATGGATTTCAGAAACagcacaaaatttaaaatttcataataatcaaGCTGCAGGAATGAAACAAGTATTTGAACGACCATCATTAAAAAAacggaaaaatgaaaattaa